A section of the Leptospira noumeaensis genome encodes:
- a CDS encoding IspD/TarI family cytidylyltransferase, protein MNNLYAVLLAGGTGTRMGTEVPKQFLKIRGESLLRHSVKRFRSFGLIKSITIVSHPDWILETEKELDDLLEGNDRIVPGGESRHLSTLCGIHSISYDTKDIFFIHDVARPNFKQNELYQLVEQTKIFGGASLVAKSTESLVRVRIHTNYTEEPLKRDEVYAVKTPQSIAGFMISELVAEGLDADIRKHPTDLCTWMGKRRVGIVETDYHNVKVTSPGDAELADSLFWEELPTVE, encoded by the coding sequence ATGAACAATTTGTACGCTGTCCTACTGGCAGGTGGGACAGGAACTCGAATGGGAACGGAAGTTCCCAAACAGTTTTTAAAAATAAGAGGTGAGTCGCTCCTTCGGCATTCGGTCAAACGTTTCCGAAGTTTTGGCCTGATCAAATCCATCACCATTGTTTCTCATCCTGATTGGATTTTGGAAACGGAAAAAGAATTGGATGATTTGTTGGAAGGGAACGATCGGATTGTTCCGGGTGGTGAATCTCGCCATCTGTCTACGTTATGTGGAATCCATTCGATTTCCTATGATACAAAGGATATTTTTTTCATCCATGATGTGGCAAGGCCCAATTTTAAACAAAACGAACTCTACCAACTAGTCGAACAAACAAAAATTTTTGGCGGGGCCAGTCTTGTGGCAAAGTCAACGGAAAGTTTGGTTCGTGTTCGGATTCATACTAACTATACAGAAGAACCTTTGAAACGAGACGAAGTGTATGCTGTGAAAACACCTCAGTCCATCGCCGGGTTTATGATCAGTGAACTGGTTGCGGAAGGGCTTGATGCCGATATTCGAAAACATCCTACAGATCTTTGCACTTGGATGGGGAAACGAAGGGTAGGGATTGTAGAAACCGATTATCACAATGTCAAAGTCACAAGTCCCGGTGATGCAGAACTTGCCGACTCTTTGTTTTGGGAAGAACTACCGACCGTGGAATAA